The following DNA comes from Musa acuminata AAA Group cultivar baxijiao chromosome BXJ1-4, Cavendish_Baxijiao_AAA, whole genome shotgun sequence.
ATTATAACTCTTTGTTACTTAATGCTGATAAGGTAACAAATCATATGGTCGGAGGAGAGGGAGGAAGTTTGAAGCCTGCTTTGGGGGAGAGCTGGAAGAACATTCCACATGTGCGGCTATCGCTTTCTCATGATCAAGGGAGCAATGTTTGTAATGTTTCCATACTAAAGCACACGATCATAGTAAATATCTATTACTTTTTTGCCTTCAGTAGTGACACTTGTAACATAGCTCCTACTCACTAATTTCTCCATGTATGTTGGTACACAAAATTCTTTCATAATGGATTATAGAGGCCTGTTAGTGTGAACATTAACTTGATTGTCCAGGTATTACTATCAAGAtgttatgaaaaaaattattgcaatGACAGTGTCATGAAATTTTTTGTTGGATTGACACTGCATTCTTGTACGACATAAGAGCTAGCAATTCATTTTGGTGACTGACATGTGACTACCTCAAATTTCTTTTTGGTTGTGAGACTACTTATTTACTTTTCCCAGTCATTTTTACTTCATAATCTTGATcaaagcacaaagagttttagGTGCCTAGTTCCTCTCCATTGATTTGATCTCCATGAGCATGCTTAGGTAAACATTTAAGAGTTTTGGTATATTCATGTATAAGCATTCTGCTTCAGATGCATTTAATTCCTAGATCAGATGCAGTCCATTCTGCTATTCTTGGTTAATTCCACTATCCTAGATCAATGTTTCTGACCAATATCATTCGGTGAATTAGTCATGCCTGATGAGTGTACGTTCATAGGCCTGACAGTATCTGGTGTCCATCCCACCACATTGCAGTTCTGATGGACATATGAGTACCAATTTTTGTTCATCTGAATATCCTCTCTTTCTGTGTACCTGATATATCTTGTTCAGCCATTGGACTATTGTGGTAGATTGTTATGCTTATCTCTTCTCCTCAATCTTGTTTGAGTTCCATCTTGCTGTGTCTGCAGGCTTCTGGTCGTACAGCAAAATTTGTGATCGACAATTGAAGCTGGTCGTGACCAACTTCAGATAGGACGAGGGAGGTGAAGCAAAATGAGGCACAGATGAACGCCATAATGGTAATGGAAATATCTTACAGGATGTGTTCTAGCTTATTCCATTCCTTTTGTTTGGGAGTGCAGTCCTTTTCTTCTCCTGTCCTTTGTCTTTTGTATAGGTGAAGCCCACCCAAACCCAGGGCATCTCCATGATGTAGCTTGCAGGGTGCAGTCCATGATATAACGAAACCCTGAGTCCTCCATTGCACATCACAATAATCAACAGTATTGTAGCAGCTCAACATTTTGGAGGAAAACAAAGACTTGAAATGCCCGTATCTCCTGTCTTCTCAGAACTCCTGGTTCCCAACCGTTGTGTTCATCACATGAAACATGGTCTACAATGGTATTTGCTAATCCTTGGATCATTGGATCATGCAAAGCATCAGCGAGGGTAGAGGAAGGTGTGAGCTGCCACAGCAACAAGATTCTTTGCACCTTCAGGCCATTGTTGTTGGACAATTAGATCAAATCATTGTCCAACGAGccagggagaagaggaagagagccTTTGTGTGAGAAGTCTCTTTTGTAACTTGTAGGTTGCATGAGAACAAAAGCATGTGGCCATTCTTGGCCCTTGCCCATTGTCTCGAATGGGAGCCCAAGCATCAACAGCAACCTCACTGCAACAAAACAAAGAACCCACAGTGAGAGGAGACGTGGACAGGCACAGTAATGGTTTGATCCAATGTAAATCCTAAGCTGTCTCTCTTAAAAGTTGAAGTCACGGAGTTGTTTGATCCAATGTTTAATTGTTTGTCTGTTCTGACCAAATCAATTTTATGATGTTAATTCTTTTGTTTTAGACAGACGAACGATCGTGATCAACAGTTATGTTGAAATGGACAATTTTGACAAGGTGTGTAAAACCCTTTCCTAAAAAAGCTATGAAAGATTCCCTGTAGACTGTTTAAGAAATATTTCCTAAAAGGGTTATTGACTTAAATAGAAAGATCAAAAATAGAAAGAACATCATGTATGTAGGTTAGCATGGAACAAAGTATGTTCTTTGAATTGCTCCTAAAATCTTACCACTGATGTTGGAAAATTTTATAATACGACATATAGTACTTTCACTACAATAAATTTGATTAGATTTAAACAATTTTGATCGAGAACAAATACAGTCTAATAAAAATACACTTCATGCGTAGGATGTGTTGGTGGAAAGAAAGGACACGCGTGTTGTTTGTGCTTTTATTAGTATTGGATTGTTATATAATATTCCTATTGGAAGTAAACTGTCATATATTGACGTGGCTCACTCTGATGACAGGACGAATCTAATACGGGAATACCGTCGCTCATTTGGAGGAGACACACGTGGCTTCTCATCTCATCCCCGCCAATTACCTTCCGCCGGCCCACGTGATCGCCGGCCCACGTCTCCCCTTCTTGCTCTTCATCCTCCCACGCAGTCTATTTGTTGCCCTCCTCTCTCGCCTCTCTCTCCTCACCACGGAGTTAGGGTTTTCCTCCACCATCACCATGGGCGAATCTTCGTCGTCGGCTTCCTACATCAGAACGGTGAGCTAAGAGCAGCAGCACGTCACAGTATTCTCTTAATTCGCACTGAGGAGTCCTCTCATTCTCCATTATTGTTTCTGCATGGCTTCCAGGTGCAACACCTGATCGAGCAATGCCTCCTCTTCCGCATGAGCAAGGAGGAGTGCATGGAAGCCCTCGCCAAGCACGCCGACATCAAGTCCGTCATCACCTCCACAGGTATACATCATCAAGATCTTgtgacacgagagagagagagagagagagaatgcgtGCAGTAGTGGTACCTCCGTTGATGACTGCGTCGTTGCAGTTTGGAAGGAGTTAGAGAAGGAGAACGGGGAGTTCTTCCAGGCGTACATGAAGGAGCAAGAGGAGAAGGCCATGGAGGTCGAGGCTGCGCAGAGGATGCAGAAGATTCTCACCGAGTTGGCTTCCAAAGATTACGACAAGGAAGAGTGAGATCGAACACTCCATTACCATCACCTTCGATCATCCAATATGCATATAATCTCATCAAATTCTACTACCAAACAATCACGGGATGTCCGATGTAGGAATAAACGTGTTGGGGGTTATGTATGTCACGTGTAGCCACGAGAACATTTGATATGTAtgcatcactttttttttttttttcccttcttatgattaaggaaatgattaaaattaatatttttaatcagatggataaattaaaatttttatcaattaattaaatttttaattaatttatttttttttaaaaaaatttataaaaagtaaATGCTCCAAACATGCTCAACTTATGTGACCAAGCACGATGGAACCTGAGAGTCATCCTTAATCGACACTAGATATATGACTTGTCCGAGGCTCAAGTGAGTTGATTCGGTTTCAACTAATATcataatctaattttcttttttttattagtttttttctctttttttattagtTTGAACTCATAGCTGACTGAATCAAGTCAGTTCAAGATGATTCTAGATCAACTTTACTAGTTCAAGCTTACTTCacctaattaaaattaataagatTTAAATCAGCTTGGGGTGATTATAGACCAATTCTATAAAAATATAAGGTTTGTTCCATTagttcataataaaatttaatttagtttaagtcaATTAGGTTATTTCAAATAGAGTTATGGTTGATTATGGATTATTGAaaaattattgtcttgtatgatttaatgaatacaaaaaaaaattctaaaggaATCATTTAGAAATGATTAATAGTTTTTAactattttttagattaaattagaaAAATTGACGTGATTATTATCGTGTAATATATGTAACTATATTGAGTTGTCCACATTGAAAGTATAACTCGAGCTACGACCCATCATAATGCGACGATGAGATAGTTTAATAGATTATACATCAAACATGatcctttataatatttttattatattattttttatataaataaaaaaaatataaataaacgaTCATGTATCCGATTAATCTAAATGATCAGATGTGATAAAATAATGATTAATCTTTTattacaaaaattaaaattaagacTTATAGGCCGACTGAATTGGTGTTTAAAGCTGTGATATCATAATTAGGTGACTACATTTGCTCTGAATGATGCAAAGGAAGAGATGATAACTTGTTCGAAGGCTAATCTGAAGGACACGAATGAGAGGGACATCTGCCGATAATGACGTCTCTACTGTAGCACGGCAGTGGGATGTGGCATCTCCCTCTCTCGTATTGGCCTCATTTGCTTCTGCCTCAGCCTCTTATGGTGCAAGAGAGTTTGGCATTACAAGGAGCCATAATTTTCACGGATTTATACTCCAAAATCTTGGACATAACATATCTGTCCCTCCAAACTTTGATATAGTATCTCCAAAATCTCTATATACTTAAATTTtgcatataataatatatatatagttataattttgaatatctaaaatattttttattgattgTTTGACCCCTTGAAAGGACAATTTTGTTAGAACTTTAATATGATTGTATTAAATAGTCAACTAATAAAGAtaactataatatttttctttacatTTAGATAATGAAAAATACACTAAACTTTCATTGCTAGTGTCAAAAATAAAGCATTAAACAAATAGCTTATGCTGCTTATGCTGCTTTAAGATGACCAATAGCAGAAGATGCATGTCAAAATAAGACAGCATGGAATGCTTAATTTCCATCCACAAGTAatacaaacaaagtaaaaaaagcCAATTTCTGTCCTCACAGCTCAATTATCAGCCTTTCTTTGAAACCCCAATTGCTAATTTCTGTGCTGATATCAAGAACAAAGGCCACAATGAGACTGGAATTACATCCCGACAAAGCTTGAGCTTTAAATCAGATAAATGACTACTACACCAAGATACAGATCGGTTAAAGCAAACGTTTGTGACTTCAATTCTACATGCTAAGGCACTGCTATCcttttggaagaggataatgtccAACGGAAATAAAATATGATCAGGTTATGTATCTTTCTTGCTGCTCCTGAAGAAGCCTCGCAGAAGACTTGGCATCTAGATATAGAGAAGTCACTTCCTCGAGATCAGCCTGCGAAAAGTTGAAAGTAAATTATAACAAGGAAATCCAGAATTGGTGAAATAGAAGCAAAGCCACATTTGAGATATCTAAACAAAAGGTTAAATACCATATAACGATGGACTAATGTATAAAGAGATAGGGTCGTAGTACCTTGCAAATCTTATCCCTTCCGTTAGTTTTGGCCACAATGCTAGCAGGTGATAGCAGCTGGATTGCATGCCTGGATAAGCATGTAATTTCAGCAAGAAAAGTTTCGTAAaccaaaataataaagaaaattttagttgTGGAGGGAGAGCCAATGGGCATAGAAAAACAGGGATACAAGTGTAGTGCAACAAGCAACAAGCATGTACTAAGGGTTTGCTAATGAACAAAGCAAACTGCAACAGGCACATTCAATTTAGTACTGTTCTGTTTGGTTGGTTCAAGTTATTTGTATTAATCCATTTGTTCATTTTGGAAAGTTGTAAATTTAAATAACATTATGTACGATACAGTTTTCATTTTAAATCATAGCTAAACCAAACAGAATATAATATGCAATAATACAGAAAAGTTAGAAAAACAAAATATCTCATCTTCATGAGTATGATATGTAGAAAAGAATGGGCAAACACACAGTGAATAAGGCTCCTGCCAATGCAGTCTTGGGAAAATCAATATACACAGTGCCAGAGTTGCCATTACCAATACTTTTTATCCTCCTTTTTCGATGAAGATGAAAAGTGTGAggtcaaaaagagaaaaacaaaagtTAAAATGCGGGATGAATAAGATCTATAACCATGACGTTCAGGGAATGCAATTTGTGTTGTCGGCAAGTTCCTCAAATTCAAAATGTTTATGGAGGATCTAGACGAGATCACATTTACAAATAAGTATAAATACTACCTCGTATTCCCATAAGCACATAAGTTCAACGTTCAGAAGAAAGGAAAATAATCACAACAGACCTTAATGATGCTTGTTGCCCAATCTCCCCCAAGTAAGCTAGACTATCTTCATCGATATCAATTTCTTCAACTTGAGCTCGAATAGCCAATATCTGGTCCAGAACAAAACatatgaaaaaaaaggaaaatgtaaCTATGATGGTATGACCATCTATGACAATTTATGAAGTGTAGATATGAAAACCTGAATCATTTCAGTGGGACCATATGTTTCTGTCCTTATAATAACCAGACGATCAAGCAAATCTACTGGTATGCCATGTGGACTGGTCATATCAGTTCCCCTGATCACCATAAAAAATTAGAATTGAGCACTGTGGCATAGTGGTATTGTGTTTGGATAATAGAGAATGTTACGCAAGTAGCAGTGtattcatttcaggaacataatagaaatccaaaaaatatgagaatcaaggtttgcaatttcagaaaaaaaaagtttcGCTTTATCACAGGTCAATCTCAAATTAGCTGATTATCATGTAGTTGATCCATTTTACCACCACAGTCTAATAAAGTATGTTGTTTTTACTTTGTTTTGAATCTAAAAATCTCAATCCCAAATTATGCAGTGAAAGTTCTCATACCTCACATTACATATTCCCCTGTTAGTAGCAAAAATCACAATTGGTGATATTGAGCTCTCCAAAGCACGATTTaagtaagaaaaacattcaatatCTAGCATGTGAACCTGCACAAGATTtgcaatattaaaaaaaagaaaaaagctcaTGTACACATCCAAGAGGTCTGACATTTAGAAGGAAAGCAACCTCATCGATAAAAAGGACACCAGGTACAAGTTCTGCAATGCCTTCATCAATATATCTGTTAACAACCTGAATAGACATGTAAATTTTAGTTCATATAACACATGCCTTGATAATTTAAGCAAACCACCATATTAAGAATGAACACTCATGCAGGACAACTGTATATGTCTACAAGAACAAAAATGAGACGCACGATTTAAGGGTATTAAAAGCTGAACCTTATTAATTTCCTGTCGCAGTTTGTCAGTGATTTCCGTTTTGCGAGGTTTCATCATCTGGCCCATAAGGGATAATATATCTTGCCCTCCTTGAGGGCGAGCATTTGCACCATCAAGATCATGCAGTGTAACATCCTAGTAGACAAGAAGAATAATGTTTTGCTAATTGTCATGCTTGCCAAATCAAAGACCAGAAATACAGTACATAAGTAACACAATCATCGTGATCTCAGAAAAATACAAAGAGCAAATTAAGAAATACATTCAACTTCAACAAAGCATGCAAACCAATGGAAGTAAATCAAAGAGGTGGAAAATCAGACTTTAGAAGACCTTCCAAACATAATTGAAAAATATCACCTGAAAATAATGCTAAGCAATGAAAGTAACTTAAAGAGGTAAACAACTTATGTGTTTGTAAACATACATTGtataaaagcaacttgggataggAGTAAAGGTCCATTAGTTGCATTTTCATTTGAACATGATAATCTTAACTCCTTTATGAATTGATAATGCTGACTTTGGAAGGTACAATTTCTCGTAAGTTTAAAACTACCAACATTTAGGTTATATTCTATTAATGAATGCGCTCCTAATCCTCTGAACTGAAAACACTTGTGTAACTAAGATATAAATACCAATTTGATGCTAGTGTTTTTGAAAGCACTGGGCTTCAAGGTCCCAAAACACTCGAGGTGTTAGGTGCTGGCCAGAGCAAGTCCGAACGAAGCGAGGTGCTccagaatattaaaatataaaaaataaatattttaatagtaACCAATGCTAAACAGTTCAAAAGAGGAGATTAACCGATGCTAAGCAATGTTAAACAGTTTCAAACAAGGATTAACCAGTTCCATACAGCTTTAAAGTTTAAAGGACTGAGAACAGTTCTAAATAAGGATCAATGCTAAACAGCTATAAAGAGGCGATGAGTAATTGGCCTCTGGAGgaaggtggggaaggagagggcggtGGCGAAGGAAGCTTCCGACAAAGGCAGCAGCAACTGAGGAAGCTTCGAACAAAGGAAACAGCAGAGGAGGGAGTTTCAGACGATGGCGTCGGTGGCAAAGGGAACTATACACAAAAGCAACGACGGTAAAGGTAGTTGCACATGAAGGCACACTGGGCAATGGACAAGAGGTGGATCGGGCGACGACATAGGATTTATGGGTTCACTAGGTCAAGCAAGGGTTTCACTAGGTCAGGCAAGGGTTAATCTTAGGGTttatttggttcgattgaaccaactttcCTGTTCAATTGAATCAGGAGCTCAGGTCACAATTCATTCGAGTGCTCGCCAAAGGCGCCTGGGCTCATCAGGCAAGCACCCAGGTGATGCTTTAGTAAAGTGTGTTGCTCGGAAGCTGTGCGAGCcactcgggccttgcctcgcccaagcgcctagGTGAGCACCCAAGTGCCTATTAAAACATTGTTTGATACCAATTTTGAAAACTTGTGGCACTCTCTAATATCAATTCTGACAACTTGTCTCACCCTCTAGGACCAATTTTGACAACATAACACCACCATGGTAATAGTACACCAAATGGTATACTAACTTGTATTGGCTAATATTATTGAAATAAAATGAATATTGACTGAACCTGAAGTATATGACTCAGTATCAGTTCTTGGTCAAACAAATAAAAATTTATCCACACATATTAGTTCAACCAGTATCCGAAACCATGTAATGTAATCAACCTTCTCAACACACAATCAACTGAAATCACTATGTAgtggtcacacacacacacacacatatatgaatgtgtgtgtgtgtacatatacatatatgtatatatacacacattgacacacatatatatacacacacacaaacatatatatatatatatatatatatatatatatgtgtgtgtgtgtgtatgtcagTACACAAGTGAATATTTCTATTTGTTGATGATTTTTAATGTTTTCAGTTGTTGGAACTGTTTCAAGTATTGGACCTAATAAATTCTTAATATAAGCTAGAATATAAGTTGCATATGTGTGCATACTTCACATGAGACACATCACATGAAATCaccacataaatttaaataatcccCATAATATAGGAGAAGCACTACAACTTCCATCTTCTCTTTTTCAATTCTCTACCAGTCCCTTAGATCTACAGAAATATATCTAAGTAACATACAACCATTGTAATTATCGCAAATTCCATCAATGTTAGACCTCCAAGTTTTTACTTCTAATTTTTTCCCCTTAAAATGGTTTTTTCCTTATTAAAAAGAAGATGCTAACATGAAATAACTAGAGGCTTCAATAAAGTTATAAATTTCTTGATGCATTCCATATAGTGATTGTGCATTGCTAATTAAACACCATTATAGGAATAAGGAAATAAATTTCATTGcttatatgttttcttttttccccTGCCATTAACTCAAGGCCATTAACTAGAATATTTCCCCTAAAATCCTTCCCTAAACTTATGGCTATTAACCATGTAAACAAGATTCATCTTTCAATTAAAGGGGTAGTAGATAATAAGGTTTTTCATGATAAGAGTGTCATGACTTGACCTGATGGGATAACTAGTCTATTAACTTCGTTGAACCCAAACCACTGGCCAAAATATTTAAGCTAAGGTTAACGGTAGTATATTTATCAGAATCTTATAAGTCGATTTTATCCTTAGCTCACTTCCAATATGAGACTAATGAAGATGTTATAATCTCCCCCACTTATGAGCATGGTATCCTTGTCcggtgatttaaaaaacgctaggcgccaaggtccaaaaacgcccgaggcgctaagtgctcgcccaggcgctcgctcgagcgaagcgaggcgctaaaatataaaaatatataatataattaataaatataattatttaaaatattaatagtattgaaaattaataatttcaaataaacctaacaatattaacagtatacagtatactgttaacagaaggagaagaaggaagtgtaagggggtgctgactgagaaaa
Coding sequences within:
- the LOC135671826 gene encoding uncharacterized protein LOC135671826; the encoded protein is MGESSSSASYIRTVQHLIEQCLLFRMSKEECMEALAKHADIKSVITSTVWKELEKENGEFFQAYMKEQEEKAMEVEAAQRMQKILTELASKDYDKEE